The sequence CATCACTAGATGATTAGAGTCATAGACAACTCTGCTCTCGTGCTGCAAAAAATCAACACAAGGCAAAGCTGCGGAACCATCGCCACCAAGTTGATCTAGATTATTTGCATCACCTCTACGATTGCAAGCATCCTCTCTCTTTATTTTTTCGTTCATCCTCGGCAGCTAATCCAAGTTTATGGTACATAACACTCTCATTGGGTACATGTTGAGGTCCTTCTTCTTGCCATCGCAAATCCGGTAAAATTCCCTCAAAATCATTTCCTTGAGTTGACGAATCCGCTACCGAATGACCTTGCTCTACAACATTAATGGGAGGGGGTGCACTGTCCTCAGGCGTGGCTGGTGCCTCAATCAACAAGTGCTCAACATCTTCAATGGTGAGGAACCAATTTGCATCTGTCGCATTGTGCTCAACATCTCCATTGCAGTCGGGAGTGTCCATTGCAGTACCTGCTGAGAGTGATCACAGCTCAGCTATAGATAGTATGGGAGGATGTCTGTTACGCGTGGGAGGATGTCCAGCTACAGATTACGCGTGGGAGGATGGCGACACTACTGTTTTCTTCTCTGTTTTCTTCAAACTATATACTGGACTTTAGACAGATGCGAGGATGGgaatggagaagaaggatgggagcGCCGCCTGTAATGGAGAATAAGGGAACACGTACCTGAGGGAAGAGAAGGAACCGCCGGATGGGAGCGCCGCCGGAACTCGGAGACAAGAGCGCCGGGAGAGAGAAGGACCGCCGGGAGAAGAGAGCTCGGGAGAAGTAGCTCGATCCGTTCTAAAAACGGACTGCCGTAACAACGTTAGCTAGTAGCTAGACATCGGCTAAATCGGACTCCGATAGCAAAATTCCGAAGTTGAAAGGATTATAGTACTAAAATTCCAATACCGGTATTCGGGATACCTATTTTAAGTACAGTGTCGGTGATACAGTAAGCTCGTTCCGTCTGACTGCCGTCGCTAGTTCTCCACCCCACCATGCCGCCGCCTCTCCCCGCCGCCGGCGGATCCGCCGCGCGCGCCATCGCCATTCGCATGCTTTCCACAAATACTGTGCCTGTCGAAGCCGCCTCCCTACCTCACACTCTCGCGTTGCCGCCCATCGCCCCATcccccgccgccgacgagctcgcgcgCCTCCTCCTCGCGCACCACAACCCCTTCCACCCGGCCGAGTCCCCGCTCCAGCTCCTCTCCGGCGGCGGCGTATCCCTCTCCGGGGACCTCCTGGTCCagatcctcctccgcctccgtggTGCGTCCAAGCTCGCGCTCTCGCTCCTCCACGCCGCGCGCCTCCACCCGtccttcgtcaacacgcagccccGTTCCGACGCCTACGACGCCGTGGTCGACGCCCTCGGCCGCGCGCGCCAGTTCGACGCCGCGTGGCGCGTCGTCGTGGACGCGTCGGCGGACGGCGCCGCTTCTCCACGCACGTTCGCGGTGCTGGCGAGGAGATACGTCGCCGCGGGTATGACCAGACAAGCGATTCGCGCGTTCGACGACATGGAGGCGTTTGTCAGCAGGGAGCCTGATGCCGCTGAGTTTGCCACGCTGCTCGACACGCTATGCAAGTACAAGTACCCCAAGGTTCGTGACCTTGAAACATACTGATTATGATCTTTTTCAAACTAGAATTGGATAAAGGCTTGAGGAGAAATAATTTCCCACTTCCTGAGATTCATTACTTACTGATTATGATTACTGAAGGATGAGTGATGAGTGCTTAAGTTGTGCTGGTTTATTCAAGAGGCTTTTATCAAATTACTTTTCCCGCTTTGTTTTATGTTGCTAGCAATCTGAAAATGGCTAACTTTCTATAAGATTTCCTTCTCATTTTTGTTCTTACTTGTATGTGGCTAGTGCTGGAGTTACATTTTAGCTTATAATGTCATCTTTATAACTTTATTGTGAATGATTATGCAAGCTAACACAGTTTTGGATATGGTATTCTGAATTCTGTTTTGGAAATATAATCTTAGGGACTTACCTGAAAGAAGATAAAGTTAAACGATTTTTTAATCTTACTACCTTATGATAAAATTAACATTTTACTTTTGTAGCTATCGTAGTTAGTGGATGAAATCTTCAATATCACACTGACGCTTTTGGTTTGTGTGGAAactgttgaagtgtataagtggattgtcTACCTTCTCCTAATAgattaagcttttgggttgaactgatTAGTGTGGCTACTCTATGAAGGTATCAAAGACAGAGGTCTTAAGTCCGAATCCTGGTTAATAAACCAGAAAGATAATAAAACACTATCTGGTTACCTGGTATTTGAACTGCGTTGCTCTGCTATTTCTCTAATCTTGGTTAGCGTGTTATTTTGTCCTTTTAAGGAACTGATAATGTTCAGGTACTAATTTTTCATCCTGCATTTTTATCACCATTGCAGGTTGCTACAGAGGTATTTAATAAAAGGAAATACAAGTACGGGCCAAATGAAAAGATGTACTCTATTTTAATTTATGGATGGTGCAAGGTGAATCGGAGTGACATGGCTAAGAAGTTCCTAAAAGATATGCTTGTTCATGGCATAGAACCAAACATTGTTACATACAACATCCTTCTAAATGGTATCTGCAGGCATGCAAGCTTGCACCCTGATTACCGATTTGATAGAACAGTTCATGCAGCAGAGGATCTCTTGAAGGAGATGCGTGGCAGGGGAATTGAACCAGATGTAACCAGTTATTCAATCATTCTGCATGTTTACAGTCGTGCACATAAACCTGAGTTGTGTCTCTGCATGTTCCGCTCGATGAAAGAAAGAGGCATTTGCCCCACAGTGGCAACATACACTTCTGTGATAAAGTGTCTTTCCTCTTGTGGGAGATTGGAAGATGGTGAAATTTTGCTTGATGAGATGGTTGCTGAGGGAGTATGTCCCTCCCCGGCTACCTACAATTGCTTCCTCAAGGAGTATCGGGGAAGAAAAGATGTGACTGCTGCCTTAGAACTGTATAATAAGATGAAGGCACCTGGTTCACTGACCGCACCAGATATTCACACTTACAACATACTGCTGGGAATGTTCAGCAAGCTGAATCGACATGGAACTGTTATGGACATTTGGAGTGATATGTGTGAAAGCACTGTGGGTCCTGATCTTGATTCATACACTTTGTTGATCCATTGCTTTTGTGATAGTCAGAAGTGGAGGGAAGCATGTCAGTTCTTCATGGAGATGATCGAGAAAGGTTTTCTTCCCCAAAAGATCACCTTTGAGACACTGTATCGTGGTCTAATACAAGCAGATATGCTGCGGACCTGGAGAAGGCTTAAGAGAAGGGTTGATGAAGAAGCAGCAAAATTTGGCGATGAGTTCAAACTCTACCACATGAAGCCTTACAAGAGGTGACCATTCATGATTGGGGTGCTGTCATGAACACACTTGTCAGTTGTGACCAAGGACAAAATTGATTTCTCAAAAATGAAACACATCATACCATCTTGAGCTCAATCTGTGGCAAGATAGTGGTGGAGGAACTGGAGCAGGGTCTCTGGTGATGAGAGCCGGAGGTGACGAGTGAGACAGCAGCTGGGCTCAACAAGGGGTCGCACAATGACAAAAAGTGTGTCCAGATCACTGACGGTGTCTGCAGCCTCGTTAACAA is a genomic window of Zea mays cultivar B73 chromosome 5, Zm-B73-REFERENCE-NAM-5.0, whole genome shotgun sequence containing:
- the LOC103627802 gene encoding pentatricopeptide repeat-containing protein At2g13420, mitochondrial; this encodes MPPPLPAAGGSAARAIAIRMLSTNTVPVEAASLPHTLALPPIAPSPAADELARLLLAHHNPFHPAESPLQLLSGGGVSLSGDLLVQILLRLRGASKLALSLLHAARLHPSFVNTQPRSDAYDAVVDALGRARQFDAAWRVVVDASADGAASPRTFAVLARRYVAAGMTRQAIRAFDDMEAFVSREPDAAEFATLLDTLCKYKYPKVATEVFNKRKYKYGPNEKMYSILIYGWCKVNRSDMAKKFLKDMLVHGIEPNIVTYNILLNGICRHASLHPDYRFDRTVHAAEDLLKEMRGRGIEPDVTSYSIILHVYSRAHKPELCLCMFRSMKERGICPTVATYTSVIKCLSSCGRLEDGEILLDEMVAEGVCPSPATYNCFLKEYRGRKDVTAALELYNKMKAPGSLTAPDIHTYNILLGMFSKLNRHGTVMDIWSDMCESTVGPDLDSYTLLIHCFCDSQKWREACQFFMEMIEKGFLPQKITFETLYRGLIQADMLRTWRRLKRRVDEEAAKFGDEFKLYHMKPYKR